In the genome of Bacillota bacterium, one region contains:
- a CDS encoding response regulator transcription factor, with product MKASILLVEDEPQICRVVKAYLEQADYTVTTANNGKDALRLATGESFDLIILDLMLPGISGEEICQRVRHQSDVPVIMLTAKSGEEQRIVGLELGADDYIVKPFSPRELVARVKALLRRTSGNTTGVMAEILRFDQGRLEIHLGAKEVRVDGEVVKLTPTEFKLLEVMARQPGHTFSRSQLVDLALGYDFSGYDDTIYAHIKNLRRKIEPDPSNPKYIETVYGLGYRFTTT from the coding sequence GTGAAAGCCTCCATTCTTTTGGTAGAGGACGAGCCCCAGATTTGTCGAGTGGTAAAGGCTTACCTAGAGCAAGCGGATTACACCGTAACCACGGCCAACAACGGTAAAGACGCCCTCAGGCTGGCCACCGGGGAATCCTTCGACTTAATCATTCTGGACCTAATGCTCCCGGGAATCTCCGGCGAGGAGATCTGCCAGCGAGTGCGCCATCAGTCCGATGTCCCTGTTATTATGCTCACCGCCAAGAGCGGAGAAGAACAGCGCATCGTCGGCTTAGAGTTGGGTGCCGATGATTATATTGTCAAGCCCTTTAGTCCTAGGGAGTTGGTGGCCCGGGTCAAAGCCCTGCTTCGAAGAACCTCGGGCAATACCACGGGAGTGATGGCGGAAATCCTCCGGTTCGATCAGGGACGGCTGGAGATTCACCTTGGTGCCAAGGAAGTCCGGGTCGACGGTGAAGTGGTAAAGCTTACCCCCACGGAGTTCAAGCTCTTGGAGGTAATGGCCCGACAACCGGGACACACCTTCAGTCGAAGCCAACTGGTGGATCTAGCCCTAGGATACGACTTTTCCGGTTACGACGACACAATTTACGCCCATATTAAGAACCTCCGGCGGAAAATCGAGCCCGATCCCAGCAACCCCAAATACATCGAAACGGTGTATGGCCTGGGGTATCGATTCACTACCACTTGA